One stretch of Anabrus simplex isolate iqAnaSimp1 chromosome 3, ASM4041472v1, whole genome shotgun sequence DNA includes these proteins:
- the LOC137499044 gene encoding zinc finger BED domain-containing protein 4-like: protein MLSLKKLIQSVPTRWNSTFYMLSRFVELKDAIKVTTALTSNTLPVLSEEEWEICKDLCTVLKPFEEITKQLSGEKYITGSDAIPLTRVLSSVCKSMLRQKICAPVKSVLEMLNQEIATRYHNIEHSGTLALCTFLDPRYRKPGFVDTTAAEAAKKHALELATKVFRQEKQPETQPSAPQEATSNCDSSVWEEFDRMIANTQPQGTGTSGAIVQVQRFLQEAYYPRTADPLLRWQKHSHTYPLLSKVVRERFGMVASSVPCERIFSKAGAFVNEKRTRLSSQHVRQLLFLNANYSQWTAS from the exons ATGTTATCCCTAAAAAAATTAATTCAGAGTGTACCAACTAGGTGGAACtcaacattttatatgctgagtcGCTTTGTAGAGCTCAAAGATGCAATAAAGGTAACAACAGCATTGACCAGCAACACCTTACCTGTACTCTCTGAAGAAGAATGGGAAAtttgtaaagatctctgcacagtgCTGAAACCATTTGAAGAAATCACAAAGCAGCTTAGTGGAGAAAAGTATATCACAGGTAGTGATGCTATTCCACTGACACGTGTTTTATCATCAGTTTGCAAGTCTATGCTGAGACAAAAAATCTGTGCCCCCGTGAAGTCGGTACTGGAAATGTTAAACCAGGAAATTGCCACAAGATACCATAATATTGAGCATTCTGGAACTCTAGCTCTGTGTACATTCTTGGATCCCAGATACAGGAAGCCTGGATTTGTAGATACAACTGCTGCAGAAGCAGCAAAGAAACATGCACTAGAATTGGCTACAAAAGTTTTCAGACAAGAAAAACAGCCAGAAACACAGCCATCTGCACCACAAGAAGCAACTTCCAACTGTGACTCGTCAGTCTGGGAGGAGTTTGACAGAATGATTGCCAACACTCAACCACAAG GAACAGGCACATCTGGGGCTATAGTACAAGTACAACGGTTCCTGCAGGAGGCATACTATCCCAGGACTGCGGATCCTTTGTTGCGGTGGCAAAAACACAGTCATACTTATCCACTGCTGTCAAAAGTTGTGCGAGAGAGATTTGGCATGGTTGCATCATCAGTTCCTTGCGAACGTATATTCTCGAAGGCTGGAGCGTTTGTCAATGAGAAACGCACCAGACTAAGTTCACAACACGTGCGGCAGTTATTGTTCCTCAATGCCAATTATAGCCAGTGGACTGCATCATAG